In Papaver somniferum cultivar HN1 chromosome 1, ASM357369v1, whole genome shotgun sequence, a genomic segment contains:
- the LOC113339254 gene encoding S-norcoclaurine synthase 2-like: protein MMKPAIFVVFLVFFLMGKEADSMRYELNNEIDVPLSASSIWQVYACKDLPKLIVKLLPDVFDRIDYIKGDGGQGTIVRIVFPPGSVPRSYKEQFITIDHVHRLKEVKQYSGGYLAMGVISYIDKFKIISRGPNSCTIRSTTEYEVPDHLADKVKDLISIEGLVPMAKAIVDYVKEYGDYGQCLGENDLAHIALPV from the exons ATGATGAAACCAGCAATCTTTGTGGTGTTTCTAGTGTTCTTTTTGATGGGGAAAGAAGCAGATTCAATGAGGTATGAACTTAATAACGAGATAGATGTTCCACTATCAGCCAGTTCTATATGGCAAGTTTATGCTTGTAAAGATCTCCCTAAGCTCATCGTCAAATTACTCCCCGATGTTTTTGATCGAATCGATTATATAAAAGGAGATGGTGGTCAAGGCACCATCGTTCGCATTGTTTTTCCTCCCG GGAGTGTGCCACGGTCATACAAAGAGCAATTCATAACAATAGATCATGTTCATCGTCTGAAGGAGGTAAAACAATATTCAGGAGGGTACTTAGCCATGGGTGTGATATCTTACATTGATAAGTTCAAAATCATAAGTAGGGGTCCTAATTCATGTACCATAAGATCTACAACGGAATATGAAGTCCCGGATCATCTTGCTGATAAAGTCAAGGACCTAATCAGTATTGAGGGTCTTGTTCCGATGGCTAAAGCCATTGTTGATTATGTGAAGGAATACGGTGATTATGGTCAATGCCTGGGGGAAAATGATTTAGCTCATATAGCTTTGCCTGTTTAA